The genomic DNA tcaggaacaaggaatgtCTTTCCATCGCTGtgtgtcctctatttctttcttcttcttccttccttccttccttccttccttccttccttccttccttccttccttccttccttcctttctttctttctccatttcaaaTGAGTTGGTTTACTTCCAGGTGGTACAGAATATGGCATAGCACAAAGATGGAAGAGTACACTTCTGCACCATTCTGTATGGGGTTTATCCTGACTTTTGAGGGTAAATCAAGGAGCTGAGCCGAATGAGAAGACTGAAGAtgaaccagtgtgtgtgtgtgtgtgtgtgtgtgtgtgtgtgtgtgtgtgtgtgacaaaaggtttttttttcttaaatttacgaCAGGTTCCAAGTCATTTCGATTATTACTCTTGGTGGCAGCTGATGTTATGGAAGAGAATCCAAGTGTTTAAAAACAGGAGGGAAGTAAGAGTCACCATTGTGTCAGGCATAAGGAGCTGCTTACTTTTTGCCAGATTCCTTAATTCCACTTGTGGCCAGGGGGCCCTTCTCCACAGACTTCGCTTTTAGTTTCTCGAGTTTCTTCtgctcctctttctgtttctgcttGAATGCCATGTCTTTCTCGTCCCTCTCCTTGGCCTGCTTCAGGGGCTGCTTcttgccacctccctggccagacATGGCTCCTGCAACCCCTTCCCCAGACCCTACCccctctatttcatttttttcctttttgttgcccttgttttttattgttattgtagttgttgttattgttgttactgatgtcgtcgttgttggataggacagagagaaatggagaggaggggaagatggggagagaaagacagacacctgcagacctgcttcaccgctcgtgaagtgactcccctgcaggtggggagccaggggctgaaccaggatcccttacacaggtccttgcacttggtgccacgtgtgcttaacccgctgtgctactgcccaactcccctacccCCTGTTTCTTTTACCAGCGTCCTATGATTTTCCCctgtaaaggtccttcaccttaTACATGAGATTCACCCTAAGCTATTTTATCTTCTGGGGGTTGATTGTAAATGAGATTTAGTCCTTCGTTTATCTTCCCTCAGACTCCTTGTATATATAAACAGAAATGTCACAGATTtatatgtattgattttgtatccttctAATTTACTGAGTTTATTTCCAAGaatttttggtggagtctttggggttctctaggtatattagCATGTCTTCAGCAAATAGTGGcggtttgatttctttctttccaatatGTTAacttttgatatctctttcttgtatgATTTCCATGGAAAGGACCaccaggactatgttgaataatagtggAGATATTGGACATCATTTCTGTTCCTCAACTAGTGGGCAAGCCTTTAGCTTTtctccattgagaatgatgttaactctgggtttgtcataaatggtctttattatgcTGATGAATTGGCCTTCTGTTCCCAGTTTCTGAATGATTTTTATCACTAATGGAGGTTAGATCTTTTCAAGTGCTTTTTCAATATCATTTGATACAATCACGTGGTTTTAATCTCAGTTATTGATATGGTATATTACGATTGACTTGCAAATGGTGAATCATCCCTCTTTCCAAGGGATGAATCTACTTAGGTCTtgatgaattattctcttgaggTGTTGTTGGGTTCAGCTTGCCAAATTTTTGTTCAGGTTTTTCTGCATAAATGTTCAGTAGGGAATaaaggtctatagttttcttttttggtagagtcACTTCCCTGCCTTGGGAATTAGagtgatgttggcctcatagGATGTGTTTGGGAGTGATTCCACTTTAGAAGTGTTTGAAGAGCATCAGtgattttctttgaaaattgcatagaatttgttagtaaagccatctggacctgggcttttgtAATTcaaaagatattattattattattattattattattactgattccATTTCTGTTTTAGTGATTGACCTCTTGACGCTGTCTAGTGTCTCTTGGGTTAGGCTTGGCAGGTAATATGATTCTAGGAATGTCTGCATTTCGTCTAGGTCGTCCAATTTATTTGCATGGAGATGCTCATAATATTCTcgtatgattctttgtatctcctcATCTTCAGTTGTGATTTCACCCCTCCTATTTTTGATTGTGGTAGTcatacctttctctctttctttttgcgcGTCTACCCAGTAGTTTATCCTTTCGAAGATTCAGCTCTTGGTTACATTAATCTTCAGATTTCATTTCTGGATTCAATTTCATCAAATTCTACTCCAATGTCGACTGTTTCCTTCCTCCTGGCTTTTTGATGTTTTTGTTGCCCCTATTCTAATGTGTTCAGTTGTTATGTTAGTTTACTTGAGTACTTTGTTCTTTGTTAATGTGGGTCTGTATTGCTGTAAACGTCCCTCAAAGCCTAGTAGTTGgccttttcatttctatttttctctaagtaattTTTAGGTTCTGTTAGTTTCTTTCATGACCCAGGAGTTGTTGAGGAGAAAATTGTATAGTCTCCATATTTTGAGCGCATTTTTATGGTTTATCTGTGACCTCGCAGTCTtatcagaaaagatactttttataATTTCAGTATTCGCATATTTCTTAAAGGCTGTCCTTTCCAGAGGCATGGCTAAGGAGCAACAGCTGCCTCATtttgctctccctgatcaactaggaaaagccgtgaaaatcacctgaaaactcaataaaatacaaccaggattttttCCAGaaactaagccacaggtgagtgctaACACCTGTGGTTAGTGGCTGGAAAAGGGATAagggagagattctcaggactcAAAAAGCCTTACTCAGTGACGACTGAAGCCAAATTGGGAGTTAGCAGTAGGCTCGTGGCTGGAGGCAGGAAAGTAGCTCTGAGTGTTTAACCTGTGAACTCAGGCAACAGGATGTTAAACTGTCCACAAGGACACGCTAGCCTGattagggaaaaaagaaatttggcTGAAATTAAAGACCTGTGTTAGGCTCAGCTAGAAAAAACAATTCCCAGCTATCTTCTCATTGCAGTTGAGTGACAAGGAACTAGCATCTGAGGCATGCACTCAAGGGGGAGATTGAGTTAGAGCAACAACAGCTGTTAAAAAAATCACCTAGAATCTCACCAATTTAGAATCTCACCAATTTATGACTGTGACTTTTTAAGTAACTCACTTAACCACAAGTAGGTACAGGCAAGCCTGGTCAGGAGTGAGGAAGAGACCCTCAAGAGTACAAAACAGGGTACATGGTTGGAGGAAGGTAGGGAATTTGGGGGCTCTTAAACTGTGAACCCAGGGGTGTCAAGATATTGAACTGCaggattgggggctgggcggcggagcacctggttaaacacacatagtactatgcgcaaggacccgagtgtgagcccttgctcctcacctgcagctgagaagcttcatgagtggtgaagcaggtctgcaggtgtctttctctttttccctttgtctccccccccatctcaatttctctctgttctttcaaataaaataaaaaaaaagttttacaaaagagaggaaaaatggccaccaggagtgatatatttgtagtgcctgcatcaggccccagcaataacccttgagaaaaggaggagaaaacatCCCCAGGATTTATGGCAAAAAAATCCTGACTGAAAACTAAACCTGTGTGGGCTACACAGGCATTGATACCTGGCTaggaaaataaatcctttttttttgtctttgaacACTAAGGAGAAAGAAATTCTCTGAGGCTATTATACCCCAgaagctggaacagcagcagagaGACCCTTTATTGACATCAATAATATCAAACCAGCCTGGTGACAAGAGGATAAAACCTCCGTCCCACACCGCCATATATACAAACAGGGAAATTGAACATCTTAACCATAGCACCTCCTGTGGGCACAACAACAGAAGGCACACCAACTTCGGAAATTGAAAAATACAGAAACAGCAATGACAGactccaaatgaccagacagacacagatctgGATAAAAATGGTAGAGATAGAGTTCacaaaactcattatgaaatcaattcaagaaactaaacttaAGGTACAGACACAGATTCAAGAAATCagatcatttcaccaaagaaCTACGAAgtgcagaaaaaacaaacaaacaaacaaaaccccccaaACAACTGCAGGGCATGAAGGAGTGTTGAATGCAGTTTAGGCTGAGCTAAGAGGCCTAGAAGGTAGGTTAAATCAGGTGGAGAGAACATCAGCACTATGAGACACAACCGCCACACTCTGTGAATGTTAAGTTGTTAGAGATAGAAGGATTGggaaaaaatgaagcacttctttgtgaaatagcagactccatcagaaagatgaacatcagagttaCTGGGATttctgaggaagaagagagggaaagaggagtagagaacatattgaaagaaattttagcagaaaaaaTTCCATATCTGAATAGTGTTCAAGATACAGACATACATAGTAATAAGTAAGTAAGAATTTCTGTTGGGTTTTTGCTGTGGGGTTAAACAAATGCAGGTTTATCTAGATACCATGAtgggaaaataggagaaaaaggAGCCACGAGTCTTTTAAACATAGTTCGCCAGCATTTAGCTTCGACACAGGCAGGCCCCATGTGTTGTatattaaagtttatttttgaaAGGATGAATTGAAGGCCTAAAGAGATAAAGGTAATGATCAAACTAATAAGAGAATAAATTACTTTAAAGGTAGTTACTACAAAAAAAATGTGGCTATGGGGATCAGGCGGGGTcatatagtgggttaagtgcacatgactcgaagcacaaggaccagcttcagGAATCCcatttaagcccccggctccccacctgcagaggggtcgcttcacaagcggtgaagcaggtctgcaggtgtctttctcaccccctctgtcttcccctcctctctccatttctctctgcccgatccaacaacaacgacagcagtaacaacaacaataataaccacaacagtggtaaaacaacaagggcaacaaaaggagaaaaaatagcctccaggagcagtggattcgtagtgcaggcaccaaccctggaggcaaaaaaaaaaaaaaaaggctatttgaGATGGAAGTGCCCTAGAGAAGTGGGCATGGACTTGTGGGTGATAGGCTGAAAAGAGAAGCTGGGTTACAGCAAAGTGACTACAGAATGCCAGTACTTGACAATACATAAACTAAAAAGCAGTATTTGACAGATGCAAAGTGCTGTCATCTATAGTTTcattcataaaaattaataatagaaattattattatagaaATACACATATTTGTATAGATTAGTAAATTTGATAATGAAATAACTATAAATTTTCTGAGTTAACTATGAAACTTTCAGTCAAtcacagaattttctttttcttttctttctttctctttttttgcctccaggattagcgctagggctcggtgactgcaccacgaatcccctgctcctgcaggccattttcccccattttttgttgcccttgttgttacagcccttgttgtcattattgttattgttgccattgattttgttggataggacagagagatgagagaggaggggagacggggagagaaagatagacacctgcagacctgctttgctgcttgtgaagtgacccccccgcaggtggggagagccagtccttgcgctttgtgccatgtgtgcttaccccgctgcgctcccacctggcccccacagaatTTTCTTATTGGTCTAGAGTGCAGCTTCTGGAGCCACATAAAAAGATTTCCTTAGAGTTTCACCTCACATTCTTTACCcacttgttttatttacttatttttctcagagcactgctcagctctgacttacgctAATATGGCTGcacattcttatttttaatattttgaatatttcctCTAGGATTTGAGATGAGAAATCTGACACACGCCTGGTGGTTATACCTCTGCACGgcagtttcttcctttccctgcaGTATTTCCCTGCAGTTTTACTATGATGGGTCTTGTGCTTCAGTTTGGATTCAGGAACTTGTGTTTTCGTTCATTTTCTTGGCTGTCTATGTTTTGACGTAGACAGATGTGAAAAGTTTTAATATGATTTCTTTGAATAAGGGTCCCAATAATTTCCACATTCATCTTTCTGATGAAGCCTACTAGTTTATGCATAATTTTTCCCCCTAAAACTCCTCTCAGACAGCTTTGAATTCACATAGTTTGCTGGTGTATCTTCTAGTTCTGACATTCTCACTAATGTAGTCTGCTTCATAGACCTGCTACTTGAGCCTGAACTGCACTGAAAGTGTCCTTCATACCCTGTAGTTTTGTTTGGAATTTTATGTTTTTTGTACCCTGGTGAAATAATCTGTGAGTTCTTGAatttgtgtttatatatttagttGCTTGATTTGCCTTGAAttatttctttgtccttttttccCTAAATCTTTGATTGTAAGTTCAGCCATCACTGATTCGTTGCTTCTACGCTTGCACATTTAGTATGATGTCTGTCATTCAGCCAGCAGGTATGTATTTATGTCTGTGTCTATGGTATTTATATTTTGTGTTAGGTGGGTGGTGGTAGTCGGGGGGGGGGTTTCTACCACATGTCATGGGTGAATTTATTGCCTGTGATGCCAAAATAGGGTCTTGCTGCCTTGCTTCATTTTGTACTCCATCTTCTGGAAATAGTGTGGGAAGACTCTTTTCTTTCTGAATGCTCAAACAGAagacggattttttttttttaagcttgttGCAGCAGCCTGAGCAGATCACATGGCTTTAGTTCTTGGCCAGGTATTTTCTCTGAATGCAGATCAATATCCTGTTTCCCCTGAGGTCGCAGCTTAAGGACCCAGAAATTCCTCACCGT from Erinaceus europaeus chromosome X, mEriEur2.1, whole genome shotgun sequence includes the following:
- the LOC132535772 gene encoding translation machinery-associated protein 7-like — its product is MSGQGGGKKQPLKQAKERDEKDMAFKQKQKEEQKKLEKLKAKSVEKGPLATSGIKESGKK